One part of the Vespula pensylvanica isolate Volc-1 chromosome 18, ASM1446617v1, whole genome shotgun sequence genome encodes these proteins:
- the LOC122635318 gene encoding uncharacterized protein LOC122635318 isoform X4, with product MEASFVWTRSKTLLLIEAYDARKEKFIDPRIKKKTLWKEIALEFEKKNYYVSAENLDKKFRNLKRTYIKIRDNIRKSFMGKERVTWEYYDYLQKIYEKDYPIMINTSLEDNENSDKISQNLVNSDSSLSAKFAADDDFVEILSDQIDRSEHYNGTTQIVCDTKPNTIRGRVKLRTQRKRQMKTLREEHLNLEKEKIKELRRLREAIENNNEIQRERNQLFSALIMNITCETLNEFKFGSFCEKIFIIHVST from the exons ATGG AGGCCTCGTTCGTTTGGACAAGGAGTAAAACATTGTTGCTAATTGAAGCCTATGATgctaggaaagaaaaattcatagatcctagaataaaaaagaaaactctttGGAAAGAAATTGCTCTagaattcgagaaaaaaaattattacgtgTCTGCTgaaaatttagataaaaaatttaggaACTTAAAAAGGACGTACATCAAAATCCGtgataatattagaaaatcgtTTATGGGGAAGGAAAGAGTTACGTGGGAATATTACGactatttacaaaaaatttatgagaagGATTATCCTATTATGATAAATACAAGTTtagaagataatgaaaatagcGATAAGATATCGCAAAATCTTGTTAATAGCGACAGTTCATTATCTGCAAAATTTGCAGCGGATGAtgatttcgttgaaatattatctgATCAAATTGATCGATCCGAACACTACAATGGTACTACGCAAATAGTATGTGATACAAAACCAAATACTATACGTGGAAGAGTAAAATTAAGgacacaaagaaaaagacaaatgaAAACACTTAGAGAAGAACAtcttaatttagaaaaagaaaagattaaagagCTTCGACGTTTGAGAGAggcaatagaaaataataatgaaatacagagagagcGTAATCAACTTTTTTCAGCTCTCATAATGAATATAACGTGTGAAACGttgaatgaatttaaatttgGATCTTTTTGTGAAAAg ATTTTCATTATTCACGTTTCAACTTGA
- the LOC122635318 gene encoding uncharacterized protein LOC122635318 isoform X3: MDEIECRYNLGNYIYTIKDTKEVHTRLKKASFVWTRSKTLLLIEAYDARKEKFIDPRIKKKTLWKEIALEFEKKNYYVSAENLDKKFRNLKRTYIKIRDNIRKSFMGKERVTWEYYDYLQKIYEKDYPIMINTSLEDNENSDKISQNLVNSDSSLSAKFAADDDFVEILSDQIDRSEHYNGTTQIVCDTKPNTIRGRVKLRTQRKRQMKTLREEHLNLEKEKIKELRRLREAIENNNEIQRERNQLFSALIMNITCETLNEFKFGSFCEKIFIIHVST, encoded by the exons AGGCCTCGTTCGTTTGGACAAGGAGTAAAACATTGTTGCTAATTGAAGCCTATGATgctaggaaagaaaaattcatagatcctagaataaaaaagaaaactctttGGAAAGAAATTGCTCTagaattcgagaaaaaaaattattacgtgTCTGCTgaaaatttagataaaaaatttaggaACTTAAAAAGGACGTACATCAAAATCCGtgataatattagaaaatcgtTTATGGGGAAGGAAAGAGTTACGTGGGAATATTACGactatttacaaaaaatttatgagaagGATTATCCTATTATGATAAATACAAGTTtagaagataatgaaaatagcGATAAGATATCGCAAAATCTTGTTAATAGCGACAGTTCATTATCTGCAAAATTTGCAGCGGATGAtgatttcgttgaaatattatctgATCAAATTGATCGATCCGAACACTACAATGGTACTACGCAAATAGTATGTGATACAAAACCAAATACTATACGTGGAAGAGTAAAATTAAGgacacaaagaaaaagacaaatgaAAACACTTAGAGAAGAACAtcttaatttagaaaaagaaaagattaaagagCTTCGACGTTTGAGAGAggcaatagaaaataataatgaaatacagagagagcGTAATCAACTTTTTTCAGCTCTCATAATGAATATAACGTGTGAAACGttgaatgaatttaaatttgGATCTTTTTGTGAAAAg ATTTTCATTATTCACGTTTCAACTTGA
- the LOC122635321 gene encoding V-type proton ATPase subunit e 2-like — protein MGASVAPVLVFTILWGAVGIALPCFVPNGTNRGILQVVLILTSFTCWLFWLCCYMAQMNPLIGPKLSNTTILMMAQEWGTPIE, from the exons atggGAGCATCTGTAGCACCAGTATTAGTATTTACCATATTATGGGGAGCAGTTGGTATCGCTTTGCCCTGTTTCGTGCCTAATGGAACAAATCGTGG AATACTACAAGTTGTTCTGATATTAACATCGTTTACTTGTTGGTTGTT CTGGTTGTGTTGTTACATGGCACAAATGAATCCGTTAATTGGACCAAAGTTATCGAACACGACTATACTCATGATGGCTCAAGAATGG gGTACACCAATCGaataa
- the LOC122635315 gene encoding uncharacterized protein LOC122635315 isoform X1 produces the protein MKRILLMATMQDLFVISHTIGGVIWDKNLGNFVPIFSVGPYSILHRELLLKQREIETHNFQGETIQLTYFQQKNIVSFDKNNTKITGLAADIWNMLAESLNFTLKPIRTNETSSGNHKDDIFDGLLGKVQRHETDVIPKIEIYSSRFVATTFTPALWTTPQRLFIQVKYTHDQNWMLYLFSWKVWYSILMMYLILTIFSHISQIIFCYYIERIKQKAYFADHFFYNLAMLCKQGCIPKEFEGRSRIIELSLALFSNLIHIAFSALIFTYMTHKVYIKPFENLEYLKNHTNYKIVTLNGSIPYLAFIRGNPTLNELFENKRFVITQTEREMYEKACSNEYTMFYAEDVYDAKGEYICKLKPIGQSYYETWIASAISKNFKYKRTIDIGIIRLHEIGLITKLKKQLGSNFMKDTELQKPSPIEMNQVSLIFGMLSGASILSSFIFVIENLIYVWQHQKTRLISKNKFQR, from the exons aTGAAACGTATCTTATTGATGGCAACGATGCAAGATCTATTCGTGATTTCACATACGATCGGTGGTGTAATATGGGACAAGAATCTTGGAAACTTCGTACCAATATTCAGCGTTGGTCCTTACTCGATCCTTCATcgtgaattattattgaaacaaCGAGAAATCGAGACGCATAATTTTCAAGGAGAAACCATTCAACTTACTTACTTTCAG caaaaaaatatagtatccttcgataaaaataataccaaGATCACAGGACTTGCCGCTGATATATGGAATATGTTGGCCGAGTCATTGAATTTTAC attAAAACCAATACGTACGAACGAAACATCTTCTGGTAATCACAAGGATGATATTTTTGATGGTTTGTTGGGTAAAGTTCAAAGACACGAAACCGATGTAATaccaaaaatagaaatatattctagTCGGTTTGTGGCCACTACTTTTACACCTGCACTCTGGACTACTcc acaaCGACTATTCATTCAAGTGAAATATACCCACGATCAAAATTGgatgttatatttattctcaTGGAAAGTATGGTATTCAATTTTGATGATGTACTTAATATTAACCATATTCAGTCATATATCTCAAATAATCTTTTGTTATTACATCGAAAGAATCAAACAAAAAGCATACTTCGCCGATCACTTTTTCTACAATCTCGCCATGTTGTGCAAACAAg GTTGTATCCCGAAAGAATTCGAAGGAAGATCTCGGATCATAGAATTATCGCTCGCTTTATTCTCTAATTTAATTCATATAGCATTTTCTGCTttgatatttacatacatgacgcataaagtttatataaaaccTTTTGAAAATCTCGAGTACTTGAAGAATCATACGAATTATAAAATCGTTACTTTAAACGGATCTATTCCTTACCTAGCgtttata aGGGGTAACCCAACTTTGAACGAACTCTTCGAAAATAAACGATTCGTTATCACacaaacggagagagagatgtacgAAAAGGCTTGTTCCAACGAATATACCATGTTTTATGCCGAAGATGTGTACGATGCAAAAGgagaatatatttgtaaattgaAACCCATAGGGCAATCATATTATGAGACATGGATTGCATCCGCCAtaagtaaaaatttcaaatataaaaggaCGATAGATATTGG tATCATAAGATTGCACGAGATTGGTTTAAtaacgaaattgaaaaaacaatTGGGATCGAACTTTATGAAGGATACAGAATTGCAAAAACCAAGTCCGATCGAAATGAATCAAGTGTCTTTGATATTCGGTATGTTATCCGGTGCATCCATTCTATCCAGCTTTATATtcgttattgaaaatttaatatacgttTGGCAACATCAAAAGACAcgattaatttcaaagaataaaTTCCAACGATGA
- the LOC122635315 gene encoding uncharacterized protein LOC122635315 isoform X2 gives MKRILLMATMQDLFVISHTIGGVIWDKNLGNFVPIFSVGPYSILHRELLLKQREIETHNFQGETIQLTYFQQKNIVSFDKNNTKITGLAADIWNMLAESLNFTLKPIRTNETSSGNHKDDIFDGLLGKVQRHETDVIPKIEIYSSRFVATTFTPALWTTPQRLFIQVKYTHDQNWMLYLFSWKVWYSILMMYLILTIFSHISQIIFCYYIERIKQKAYFADHFFYNLAMLCKQGCIPKEFEGRSRIIELSLALFSNLIHIAFSALIFTYMTHKVYIKPFENLEYLKNHTNYKIVTLNGSIPYLAFIRGNPTLNELFENKRFVITQTEREMYEKACSNEYTMFYAEDVYDAKGEYICKLKPIGQSYYETWIASAIIS, from the exons aTGAAACGTATCTTATTGATGGCAACGATGCAAGATCTATTCGTGATTTCACATACGATCGGTGGTGTAATATGGGACAAGAATCTTGGAAACTTCGTACCAATATTCAGCGTTGGTCCTTACTCGATCCTTCATcgtgaattattattgaaacaaCGAGAAATCGAGACGCATAATTTTCAAGGAGAAACCATTCAACTTACTTACTTTCAG caaaaaaatatagtatccttcgataaaaataataccaaGATCACAGGACTTGCCGCTGATATATGGAATATGTTGGCCGAGTCATTGAATTTTAC attAAAACCAATACGTACGAACGAAACATCTTCTGGTAATCACAAGGATGATATTTTTGATGGTTTGTTGGGTAAAGTTCAAAGACACGAAACCGATGTAATaccaaaaatagaaatatattctagTCGGTTTGTGGCCACTACTTTTACACCTGCACTCTGGACTACTcc acaaCGACTATTCATTCAAGTGAAATATACCCACGATCAAAATTGgatgttatatttattctcaTGGAAAGTATGGTATTCAATTTTGATGATGTACTTAATATTAACCATATTCAGTCATATATCTCAAATAATCTTTTGTTATTACATCGAAAGAATCAAACAAAAAGCATACTTCGCCGATCACTTTTTCTACAATCTCGCCATGTTGTGCAAACAAg GTTGTATCCCGAAAGAATTCGAAGGAAGATCTCGGATCATAGAATTATCGCTCGCTTTATTCTCTAATTTAATTCATATAGCATTTTCTGCTttgatatttacatacatgacgcataaagtttatataaaaccTTTTGAAAATCTCGAGTACTTGAAGAATCATACGAATTATAAAATCGTTACTTTAAACGGATCTATTCCTTACCTAGCgtttata aGGGGTAACCCAACTTTGAACGAACTCTTCGAAAATAAACGATTCGTTATCACacaaacggagagagagatgtacgAAAAGGCTTGTTCCAACGAATATACCATGTTTTATGCCGAAGATGTGTACGATGCAAAAGgagaatatatttgtaaattgaAACCCATAGGGCAATCATATTATGAGACATGGATTGCATCCGCCAtaa tATCATAA